In Hymenobacter volaticus, the genomic window TGAAAAAACAACTACTGCTGTGGCCGCTGATGATCTGTGCGGCATCTACAGCGTGGGCTCAGCAGCAACGGCGCATTTCCGGCGTTATCAGATCCGAAAAAGGTGAAGGCCTTCCCGGGGTAACGGTGGTAGTGAAGGGCACTACTACTGGTTCTTCCACTAACAGCGATGGTACTTTCCTGATTACGCTGCCTGCTACCGAAACCAATCCTACCATCCGCGTTAGCTACATCGGCTATGTATCGCAGGACGTAACAGTTGGCGACAAGGCCCAGGTAAATGTGACTCTGCTAGAGGACACGCAAACCTTGACAGACGTTGTAGTTATCGGTTACCAGCAGGTGCAACGCCGTGACGTAACTGGCTCAGTATCGTCGGTGAGTGCGCAGCAAATTAAGGATATTCCTGTAAACTCTGCCGCTGAAGCCTTGACCGGACGCTTGGCTGGGGTGCAACTGACTAGTGCTGAAGGCACTCCTGGCAACCAGAACGTGCAAGTACGTGTGCGGGGCGGTGGCTCCGTAACGCAGGATAACTCGCCGTTGTACGTAGTAGATGGTATTCAGATTGAAAACGCGCTGAGCGTTATTGCCCCCAGGATATTGCTTCGGTTGACGTTCTGAAGGATGCTTCTGCTACCGCCATTTACGGTGCTCGTGGCGCCAACGGTGTAGTAATTATCACGACCAAAAAAGGCCTTGAAGGCCGCACGGTGGTGAGTTATAATGGTTTCGCTGGTTTCCGTCGTATCACGAAGAAACTGGACGTTATGAACCCCGATGACTATTTGAATTATCAGTACGAACGGTCCCGGCTCATTGGCAATGCTGCAGGTGGACTGCCGACATTCAAATCTTTATTCGGCAGCAGCAACTTTGCTAGTGATACAATAATGCAGGCCCGCAATGCCCCTTTTGTTAACTGGCAGGATGAGGCTTTCGGACGTGACGCTTTCCAGCAGACACACAACGTATCGGTAGCAGGCGGTGTCAAGGGCACAACTTACGCACTGAGCTTGACTCGCAACGAAGAAGACGGTATTCAACGCGGCTCCGACTATGTGCGTAACCTTGTAAACTTTCGGTTCGATACGAAGGCGACAGAGAAGTTACGCCTCGGCTTGAATGTGCGCTTCAACGACCAAGGTACCAATGGAGCCGGTACGTCTAGCAGTGGTTCTAACACCACCTCGCGCCTTCGGAATGCCGTGCAGTATCAGCCGCTGTTGGCCCTCAGAGCTAATGGTGAAGTACCAGACCCAAGTACATTTGACCCGGAATTCTTCGCTACTTCTTCGCTTGTTAGCCCTATTGTTGCCATCGACAACGAGTATCGCAATGATCGGGGGCAGACCGTAAACATTGGTGCTAATGCCTCGCTGGATTTGGCAAAAGGATTGGTGTTCCGCACCACTGCAGGCTTTGATATCACGAATACCAACCTCAGAACGTTTAACGGCCGGTACTCGCCTACCATTCGGCAAGCTTCTGGTGGCTACGCTGAATTGCCTTTCGCCACTATCACCACTGTAAGGCAGAATACGCTTAACAACTCCAACGTTCTGGACTACAGCGTAGAGAAGGGAATGCATTCTATAGGCGTGCTGATTGGGGAAGAAATATACCAGCAGCGTAACACGCAGCAGTATATTCAAACCAACTTCTTACCTGTTGATATCACGGCCGAGCGCGCCTTGGCAAACATCAATCAAGGCGTACTTCCTACTGGCCAGACCTCGCAACCCGTCCTGCCGAGCACTAGTATCCCGCAGGACTACCGCTTGCTCTCCGGGTTCACCCGCGTAACTTATTCGTACGATGACCGCTACCTGTTTACGGGTACGTTCCGGGCCGATGGCTCTTCTAAATTCCGTCAAGGCAATCAGTGGGGATATTTCCCTGGTGCTTCGGTAGCGTGGCGTATCTCGCGTGAGAATTTCTTCAAAGGGTTGCCCGCTGTTTCGGACCTGAAGCTGCGTCTTAGCTACGGCCAGGCCGGCAACAACCGTATTGCTGACTTCCAGACGGAGTATCTATTCCAAGCAGGTAGCGCGCCTTACGCACTGAATCATAGCATTGTGCTCGGCTCGGCACCCAACATCTTGCGCAATCCTGATTTGAAGTGGGAGGTAACAACCTCACGTAACATAGGGGTTGACTTGGCCCTGCTCGACAACCGCGTGCAATTCACGGCCGATGCTTACTATAACACTACCAGCGACCTGCTGATTAACCGTCCAATTCCATCGGTTCTCGGCTATCTCTCGCAATTGAAAAACATTGGTGAGACTTCAAACCGTGGGGTTGAATTGCAACTGACGGGTACCATTATCCAGAGCGACAAGTTCACCTGGACAGCCACGGCTAACACTTCGTTCAACCGCGGCCGTATCGAAAGCCTCGGTGATGGGCTAAGTGAAATCTCGGGCATCGCTTCTGGCTGGGCTGGTACTGCCCTGAACCAGGACTTCGTAGCGCGGGTAGGTCAGCCAGTGGGCCAGATGTATGGCTACGTGACTGACGGCTTCCTCACGGCTGATGACTTCACGGCGTACGTTCCGGCTACTACGGCTGGTGGCCTCGGTACTTGGACTCCAAGAACCGATCAGCCCTTGCTCAACAACCTAGGTCTGATTGGTGAAACCGCCTTCCGGCCGGGTTTGATTAAGCTGAAGGACTTGAACGGTGACGGCAGAATAAACTCTGATGATCAGACTGTAATTGGTAACGCCAACCCGAAGCTTGTGGGTGGTTTCAACCAGCAATTTACCTTCAAGAGCTTCGACGCCAGCCTCTTCCTGAACTTCGTTCTTGGCAACGATATCTACAACGCCAACAAGCTTGAGTTTACTTCGAACACGGCCAACACGGCATTCAACAACGTGCTCGATGTTATGAGCAACCGCTACCGCACTATTAAAGCAGATGGTAGCCTCATCACCAGCCTAGACGAGTTGCGTGAAGTAAATCAGAACGCTGATATCTGGACACCTACCCGTGCTTACTTCTTGCACTCATGGGCTGTGGAGAATGGCTCGTTTCTACGCGTGAACAACCTGACACT contains:
- a CDS encoding carboxypeptidase-like regulatory domain-containing protein codes for the protein MMKKQLLLWPLMICAASTAWAQQQRRISGVIRSEKGEGLPGVTVVVKGTTTGSSTNSDGTFLITLPATETNPTIRVSYIGYVSQDVTVGDKAQVNVTLLEDTQTLTDVVVIGYQQVQRRDVTGSVSSVSAQQIKDIPVNSAAEALTGRLAGVQLTSAEGTPGNQNVQVRVRGGGSVTQDNSPLYVVDGIQIENALSVIAPRILLRLTF
- a CDS encoding SusC/RagA family TonB-linked outer membrane protein, which encodes MKDASATAIYGARGANGVVIITTKKGLEGRTVVSYNGFAGFRRITKKLDVMNPDDYLNYQYERSRLIGNAAGGLPTFKSLFGSSNFASDTIMQARNAPFVNWQDEAFGRDAFQQTHNVSVAGGVKGTTYALSLTRNEEDGIQRGSDYVRNLVNFRFDTKATEKLRLGLNVRFNDQGTNGAGTSSSGSNTTSRLRNAVQYQPLLALRANGEVPDPSTFDPEFFATSSLVSPIVAIDNEYRNDRGQTVNIGANASLDLAKGLVFRTTAGFDITNTNLRTFNGRYSPTIRQASGGYAELPFATITTVRQNTLNNSNVLDYSVEKGMHSIGVLIGEEIYQQRNTQQYIQTNFLPVDITAERALANINQGVLPTGQTSQPVLPSTSIPQDYRLLSGFTRVTYSYDDRYLFTGTFRADGSSKFRQGNQWGYFPGASVAWRISRENFFKGLPAVSDLKLRLSYGQAGNNRIADFQTEYLFQAGSAPYALNHSIVLGSAPNILRNPDLKWEVTTSRNIGVDLALLDNRVQFTADAYYNTTSDLLINRPIPSVLGYLSQLKNIGETSNRGVELQLTGTIIQSDKFTWTATANTSFNRGRIESLGDGLSEISGIASGWAGTALNQDFVARVGQPVGQMYGYVTDGFLTADDFTAYVPATTAGGLGTWTPRTDQPLLNNLGLIGETAFRPGLIKLKDLNGDGRINSDDQTVIGNANPKLVGGFNQQFTFKSFDASLFLNFVLGNDIYNANKLEFTSNTANTAFNNVLDVMSNRYRTIKADGSLITSLDELREVNQNADIWTPTRAYFLHSWAVENGSFLRVNNLTLGYTLPKALTARAKIATVRFYATANNLYTFTKYTGYDPEVSTRRSSPLTPGVDYAAYPRSRAFLFGVNLSL